The region atgtttttttaaaaaaatagacataaatagggTCTGAAACGGGATTAGGAAACGTTTCGGAAACAGAGAAACGACACCTATGAAGTCTTTTCGTGCAACATAAATGTTGCCTATGTTTCAAAGGATTAATGATACTCCTTCGTCTTTAAGTCCGAGATTGAATTGAACGAGAATTGTTGAGTATAAGTTATTTTTGTCATAGGTTTATGAAGATTAGGACATATGACATCAAAAAGACTTAATTTGCCTGTCATATGATTCTTTATatcaatattaaatttatctatccTTGAATTTTAGGGATTACCTCGTACTCTAAACTTATTCTGTGAGAATTGTCATTGGAGGGAGGCATATTAGATAAGTGTTCCGTGACTTTTTTATGCTTTGACCATACTTtgtaaatatcaattttatccTAGCCCGAAAGATACTCCAATTTAGGGGTGTTTGCGGTACGATTTATCtggtctgaatcattttcagcaagTCAAATCGTTAGTGcgatttttcaatcaaatcagactgcggtctggtttggtgcggtttaccgcggtttgaaatgttatttaaaatcactaaaaaagatatttaaaaatagtaaataaagacacaaatattggtaaataaagacaattaaatgtaaataaataagaacaaaaaataaagacaaaatagtgtaaaaaataaataggatgggccgcaaattattagatttttataataatattttttataatttttttattattttcttggacGGTTCAGTTTAAAATCGAACTGCCCAAACCACAAACCACGCGGTTTGGACAGAATCTAAACCGTTTTCGatcgccaaaaaaaaaatcgatcggATCGGTTTGATTCGATTTGACCGATTTTCGCGGtacaccgatttttttgaacacgcCTACTCCGATTTCATCTTTTTACTTAAATTGTTTATCTTCGTGTATTTTAAGGAGTACTATTCAATTAAGATATGAATTCCTTGATGTAATGGGTCATTTGGGAGCATCTTGTGTGTTGATTACTGTTTTGATCAACATGGCAACCCCTAATTTTAtgtgaatttttctatttttctagaCATTATCTTATGTACACGTTTGtcaacataaataatatatatatttaatcatcTGATAATCATCGTTCATCTTTAGATGTTCCAAGGAGTATTATTCAATTGGGAATTTAGATCTAAAGGCTTGTTTGATAGTAaacttttttcaataaaaaaggtaaattttttattcaattttcaacttttgtatTGTTTGacaaccatttttttttaggaaattcattttccttgcAATGGTAACGTGagtatatttttcttcaaattaattatttatatattgtatttttaataattgataaatataaatatataaaaataaaaaattatgtataaattatttttttggaaaacaaaaaaatattaattttctagttttatttctttaagaaaataatttaattaatttaaaatatattattattttaatttttgtgtacaagatttaatattttacaatacattttcatcattaaatttcatgaaaaatgactaaattctatgaaaaatattaccaattaaACACCAAATgatagaaaataacatcattttttaggtaaaaaattataccaatcaaacagattaaactttcaatttctaaaaattcatttttcatgtaatttaattctctgaaatttattttctttctactcaaattctatctttataatcaaacgcaccctaaatTCTTAGTGTAGCAGGTTATTTAGGATCATTCCATTCATTCATCGATTCTAATCATGtcatatttttagtttttagtttaaattttagaaacaatAACTTTATCAacgcaatatatatatatacacatattcaGTTCCTATTTTTTTTAGACAGAAAACTGAAACCAACATGAAAAGTACTAACAAATCAAACCAGCCTTTATTTATTGGTTcggacctttttttttttttttcaaataaaggtGTTAAAAGTATTTGATTATTGCGAATGAAACCCGGTTAttaatggagaaaatattttttagtttttaattttaattttataattaaaaatcccttaatattttatattttaaaaagtcaTATCaagaagtttaaaatatcaaaaattcataatataaattaaaaaaataaaaaaatgagttttttttttattttacaataaGAGATTTAATTGTTTAATAGAAAACTAGAGTTAAAAGCAATAATACTTGGCCTTAAGTTTTGTTTGGTTGTATTCTTGGGATAAAGAGTGcacaaaaatggaattttattAAGCCAAGAATATGAAAGAACAAAACTTACGGCAGATGCAATTTCAACAAGCATGGGGCCTGATGGCCACAAATGCCGAACCCGGGCGACATCGCAACAAAACTGGTGGACCAGTTTCCATGGCAGCGACTTGAAAAGAATCCGAGtagttattatataaaattgccATTTTGGCAGCAGGTCATAGAAGCGCATCCACATTCCACAGAGACTCATGGACGGTACAGGAGGAgggggaggagaagaagaagaagaagaagaagatcaacaGTATTCCCCATTATTCAGAAACTTCGACGAATCCGAGGAGGATCCCATCAAAAGAACAGGTTAACAAACTTCTCTCTTTATCTTCTCCTATGCATGCACATCAAAACCTCATCCTCTTCCTGATCTCTTCAGTAAGTATTATTAAGACTGTTAGGGACGGCGTTTGAACATGGCAATTAACACTCCTCGCTCCCCCGCCTACTGCAAAACAGGGTGATTCATGCACTAGGGGCACTCTTATTATCGTTTTTTCCAGCAATTTTGAATGATTTGATTCCATATGTGCAGGGACAATATGGACTGCAATTGCTCATGTAATAACTGGAGTGATAGGGGCTGGAGTGCTGTCCCTTGCTTGGAGCGTAGCTCAGCTAGGGTGGGTGGCTGGTCCATTGACTATGTTGGTCTTTGCAGGGATCACCATTCTTTCTTCAAACCTTCTATGTGATTGCTACAGATCTCCTGATCCTGAATTTGGGCCAACAAGGAGCAGATCTTACATGGAAGCTGTTAAATTCTATTTAGGTCACTCCTGCTCAATTTtataagtttattttaatttgacaCAGTAATGTCCCCCTTTTTTTTACTGGAAGATCCGTAGTTTAAgttgtgaaaataatttatttcttttacaaaACACAGGTAAGACTACGTACAAAATCGGTTCTTTCCCGACCCTAAAACTTCGtacatttcttttccttttattatttGCAAGATTAAATTCCCAGAATTCTACAGAACAATTGCAAGCTTAAGATGAAAATGGGTGCTTACAGGGGAGAAGAGCAAGAGAATCTGCGTTGTGTTTCTGAATGAAAGTCTGTATGGCTGTGGAGTAGCTTATGTGATCACTGCAGCTGCCAGTGTGAGGTGATTTTGATAGAATTCGACAAACCGTCATTTAATTGTCATCTAATAATGCTATCTTTCTCATGTCTTCTGTTTGGTTTCAACTCCCTTTCTCTTCTGACTGTGGATGGGAACTTTTTCTTATGACCAGAAGAGAGAAAATGTTGCAGAATGTTTGTTGATTTTCTACTCTTCTTACTTTCTCTGCagtctctttgaaattttttagaaaactgGAAATGCACATTAATCCCACTTTACATTTGCTCCATGTTTGGTGTGCAATTAATGCAGAGCAATTCGGAGGTCAAACTGTTACCACAAGGAAGGACATGAAGCTCCATGCCACTATGGGGACACTGATTACATGCTGCTATTTGGGGCTGTCCAAATTATACTGTCACAGATACCAGATTTCCATAACATGGCATGGCTTTCTATCCTTGCAGCCATCATGTCTTTCTCCTATTCTTTCATAGGAATGGGACTTGGCTTTGCAAAAATTTTAggtatttcttttcttttgaataCCCTTTTCCACGAATTAGATTGACAACTAGCATAAAGCTTGttaataaaacaacaaaattttaaaggcTTTACAGAAATAAGTCTATAAGATAGAAATGACAAGCGGGATAGAATTTCTGCAACCAACCCTGCAATGAATAAGGGCCTGATATATTATTGTAGCCTTTTTGCCCAATTAGGCATCGACaggccatgccatgccatgatAGTAAAAGTCAATGCAACTTTGCAGAAAATGGGACAGTTAAAGGGAGCATTGAAGGAGTCTCAGCTGAGAGCATGGTTGAGAAAGCATGGTTGGTGTTCCAGGCTCTAGGAGACGTTGCTTTTGCCTACCCATATTCACTCATTCTTCTAGAGATAGAGGTAGTGTCTGTACATGATATCTCAATGCAGAATTGAATTGAAAAGTGAAATAAGTAAGAAAATGTCCAATGCAGGATACTCTGAAGTCCCCTCCGCCGGAAAACCGGACGATGAAGGTGGCCTCCACCACGGCAATCTTCATCACCACCTTCTTCTACCTCTGCTGTGGATGCTTTGGTTATGCAGCCTTTGGGAGTGACACACCAGGGAACCTCTTGACAGGATTTGGATTCTATGAGCCCTATTGGCTCGTTGACTTGGCCAATGCTTGTGTTGTTCTGCACCTTTTTGGAGGATATCAGGTAACTACTTTTGTCATGTATTGAACCTAAATTTGTTGCCCATATCTAGAATTAATGGGGTTGGAATTGAGATGGTTTACCGGGCTATCAGGCCAATGCCCGCCTTGCCAATTTCATAAACTAAGACCATTGCAATTTATGTTTTAGGTGTTCAGCCAGCCAGTGTTCCAGTTTGTAGAAGCTTGGATCAGCAAGAAGTTCCCAGACAGTCGATTTGTGAATGATGTTTATGCGTTAAAACTCCCATTCTTGCCCGGCTTTGAGCTGAGTCCTCTACGTCTATGTTTTCGGACGAGTTACGTTGTATCAACAACCGTAGTTGCAGTCATCTTCCCTTACTTCAACCAGGTTTTGGGAGTTTTAGGGGCCTTAAACTTCTGGCCATTGACAATACATTTCCCTGTGGAAATGTACTTTGTGCAGAAAAAGATTGGGGCTTGGACAAGGAAATGGCTTCTTCTGAAGACTGTCAGCTTTGCTTGTTTGCTCGTGTCCATATTGGCCTTAGTTGGGTCACTGGAAGGACTTATAAGTGCAAAATTAAGCTGATCAAATCTAggacatatatataaaaagaaagcTATTTGCAAAtgagaaaagaataaaattcaTGTATTGGATTTTACCACCATAGAATGGTGAAAGTATGTGTTCCGGATGAGATGAGATGAAGCACAAGAAACTAAAATTAACAAATTCTGTTCATATTGAAGTTCAATGAAAATTACTGGGTTACTGTTGATTTTGAACGGGTAGAGATGATCGAAGAACTAGAGTTCACGTTGGCCAACAACCAGTTTGGGATTAAGGTTT is a window of Diospyros lotus cultivar Yz01 chromosome 10, ASM1463336v1, whole genome shotgun sequence DNA encoding:
- the LOC127811745 gene encoding probable amino acid permease 7 isoform X1, whose amino-acid sequence is MDGTGGGGGEEEEEEEDQQYSPLFRNFDESEEDPIKRTGTIWTAIAHVITGVIGAGVLSLAWSVAQLGWVAGPLTMLVFAGITILSSNLLCDCYRSPDPEFGPTRSRSYMEAVKFYLGKTTYKIGSFPTLKLREKSKRICVVFLNESLYGCGVAYVITAAASVRAIRRSNCYHKEGHEAPCHYGDTDYMLLFGAVQIILSQIPDFHNMAWLSILAAIMSFSYSFIGMGLGFAKILENGTVKGSIEGVSAESMVEKAWLVFQALGDVAFAYPYSLILLEIEDTLKSPPPENRTMKVASTTAIFITTFFYLCCGCFGYAAFGSDTPGNLLTGFGFYEPYWLVDLANACVVLHLFGGYQVFSQPVFQFVEAWISKKFPDSRFVNDVYALKLPFLPGFELSPLRLCFRTSYVVSTTVVAVIFPYFNQVLGVLGALNFWPLTIHFPVEMYFVQKKIGAWTRKWLLLKTVSFACLLVSILALVGSLEGLISAKLS
- the LOC127811745 gene encoding probable amino acid permease 7 isoform X2 — translated: MDGTGGGGGEEEEEEEDQQYSPLFRNFDESEEDPIKRTGTIWTAIAHVITGVIGAGVLSLAWSVAQLGWVAGPLTMLVFAGITILSSNLLCDCYRSPDPEFGPTRSRSYMEAVKFYLGEKSKRICVVFLNESLYGCGVAYVITAAASVRAIRRSNCYHKEGHEAPCHYGDTDYMLLFGAVQIILSQIPDFHNMAWLSILAAIMSFSYSFIGMGLGFAKILENGTVKGSIEGVSAESMVEKAWLVFQALGDVAFAYPYSLILLEIEDTLKSPPPENRTMKVASTTAIFITTFFYLCCGCFGYAAFGSDTPGNLLTGFGFYEPYWLVDLANACVVLHLFGGYQVFSQPVFQFVEAWISKKFPDSRFVNDVYALKLPFLPGFELSPLRLCFRTSYVVSTTVVAVIFPYFNQVLGVLGALNFWPLTIHFPVEMYFVQKKIGAWTRKWLLLKTVSFACLLVSILALVGSLEGLISAKLS